Proteins encoded together in one Pontiella desulfatans window:
- a CDS encoding PEP-CTERM sorting domain-containing protein (PEP-CTERM proteins occur, often in large numbers, in the proteomes of bacteria that also encode an exosortase, a predicted intramembrane cysteine proteinase. The presence of a PEP-CTERM domain at a protein's C-terminus predicts cleavage within the sorting domain, followed by covalent anchoring to some some component of the (usually Gram-negative) cell surface. Many PEP-CTERM proteins exhibit an unusual sequence composition that includes large numbers of potential glycosylation sites. Expression of one such protein has been shown restore the ability of a bacterium to form floc, a type of biofilm.) has translation MNKTILTILTCAIWGFATGAGAAVIDHFNNVGGAADLTWTGDTTGFSVEATTGSMNEGTGAFRTTSTGAAANSFVTDITAELALDTVYTFSGYIGADTTRAVNFANYAALVLMSDTSDAAAITAGTMNGYRLGIFAGDQVELQKASGAGWVTLQAGPSSGLALQDGWNVSATIDSATGNYSWGYVTGNYTDTIAEDNSGTDTAFVDPAGTTYGGFTYVVSTADTYYVDAYNMAAIPEPATLSLILGSGAGLLWIRRKFTI, from the coding sequence ATGAACAAAACCATTCTAACCATTTTGACCTGCGCTATATGGGGTTTCGCCACAGGGGCCGGCGCGGCAGTTATCGATCACTTCAACAATGTCGGCGGAGCGGCGGATCTGACGTGGACGGGAGACACCACTGGATTCAGTGTCGAGGCGACAACTGGCAGCATGAACGAAGGAACCGGTGCCTTTAGGACAACCTCAACAGGAGCCGCTGCCAACTCCTTTGTAACGGATATCACCGCCGAGCTGGCGCTGGATACGGTTTACACGTTTTCGGGCTATATTGGAGCCGACACCACGCGCGCGGTAAATTTTGCAAACTATGCCGCGCTGGTTCTTATGTCGGACACCAGCGATGCCGCCGCCATCACCGCAGGCACCATGAATGGATACCGCCTTGGCATATTCGCGGGCGATCAGGTAGAACTTCAAAAAGCGAGTGGCGCCGGGTGGGTTACCCTGCAAGCCGGACCCTCGTCGGGTTTGGCACTCCAGGATGGCTGGAATGTTTCAGCCACGATTGACAGCGCAACCGGCAACTATTCATGGGGATATGTGACCGGAAACTACACCGACACCATTGCCGAAGATAATAGCGGAACCGATACCGCCTTTGTTGATCCCGCCGGAACGACCTATGGCGGATTCACCTATGTCGTCAGTACAGCAGACACCTACTATGTCGATGCCTACAATATGGCCGCCATCCCGGAGCCGGCAACACTTTCGCTCATTTTAGGATCAGGCGCCGGACTTCTATGGATCCGGCGTAAATTCACGATCTAA
- a CDS encoding RNA polymerase sigma factor: MADTYLTRQTLLGRVLKENAEEAWEEFASIYRPFVLILLRRLDIRWEEQEDIAQEVMVKILKDIQSYNGKSKFRTWLMTLVRNTAYSHLTKNSRLKTREEKYATDPTGPIPEQHDFEEMYQKQWEAYICTVAFKRIQPKFTGKAVEVFQMTMDGQDADKICHKLKLTKETVYCLRTRVKNALIDEVARLCQQMEL, encoded by the coding sequence ATGGCTGATACCTATTTAACACGACAAACCCTGTTAGGGCGGGTGCTGAAAGAGAATGCTGAGGAGGCATGGGAGGAATTTGCGTCCATCTATCGCCCGTTCGTGTTGATCCTGCTGCGTCGCCTCGATATCCGTTGGGAGGAACAGGAGGATATTGCCCAGGAGGTGATGGTGAAAATTCTCAAGGACATTCAATCATACAATGGGAAATCGAAGTTCCGCACCTGGTTGATGACACTGGTGCGCAATACCGCCTACAGTCACTTGACCAAAAACAGCCGACTCAAGACCCGCGAAGAGAAATATGCCACCGACCCCACCGGACCGATACCAGAGCAGCACGATTTTGAGGAAATGTATCAAAAGCAGTGGGAGGCCTATATCTGCACGGTGGCATTTAAGCGCATCCAACCCAAGTTTACCGGCAAGGCGGTGGAAGTTTTTCAGATGACGATGGACGGCCAGGATGCCGACAAAATATGCCACAAACTGAAACTGACCAAGGAAACGGTCTATTGCCTGCGCACCCGGGTGAAGAATGCCTTGATCGATGAAGTGGCGCGTCTCTGCCAGCAGATGGAATTATAG